In Fodinicurvata sediminis DSM 21159, a genomic segment contains:
- a CDS encoding molybdate ABC transporter substrate-binding protein — protein sequence MSLLAAMAFGLAATPAAAEPVKLLAAGSLRAALSEASQTFTAAEGTEVANDFAPSGLLRERIMEGEAVDVFASANMKHPQAIAAERGGEVVAFARNRLCAIAQPDLEVTSDSLLEVMLREDVRVGTSTPKADPSGDYAFQLFDKAEAFQDGAAEKLKEKSLQLTGGPDSPQPDEPRSVYGWVMEERRADLFLTYCTNAVLAAEEVPELRIIDIPENLNVGATYGLLVLSDSQGARSLADFILSPTGQSILQDYGFAPPPA from the coding sequence ATGTCCCTGCTTGCGGCCATGGCCTTCGGCCTGGCCGCGACGCCGGCCGCAGCCGAGCCCGTCAAGCTGTTGGCGGCGGGCAGCCTGCGGGCGGCGCTCAGCGAAGCGAGCCAGACCTTCACCGCCGCCGAGGGCACGGAGGTGGCGAACGACTTCGCCCCCTCCGGCCTGCTGCGCGAACGGATCATGGAGGGCGAAGCGGTGGATGTCTTCGCCTCGGCCAACATGAAGCACCCCCAGGCCATCGCGGCCGAACGGGGTGGTGAGGTCGTCGCCTTCGCCCGCAACCGGCTCTGCGCCATCGCCCAGCCGGACCTGGAGGTCACCTCCGACAGCCTGCTGGAGGTCATGCTGCGCGAGGACGTCCGCGTCGGCACCTCCACGCCGAAGGCGGACCCCTCGGGCGACTATGCCTTCCAGCTTTTCGACAAGGCGGAGGCCTTTCAGGACGGGGCCGCTGAAAAGCTGAAGGAGAAATCCCTCCAGTTGACCGGCGGCCCGGACTCGCCTCAGCCGGATGAACCTCGTTCCGTTTACGGCTGGGTCATGGAGGAACGGCGTGCCGACCTCTTCCTGACCTACTGCACCAATGCCGTGCTGGCAGCGGAGGAAGTGCCGGAGCTCCGCATCATCGACATCCCCGAGAACCTGAATGTCGGGGCGACCTATGGCCTGCTCGTTCTGAGCGACAGCCAGGGGGCCCGGAGCCTGGCGGATTTCATTCTGTCCCCGACCGGCCAGTCGATCCTTCAGGACTATGGCTTCGCGCCGCCGCCGGCATAA
- a CDS encoding glutathione S-transferase family protein, translating to MLVNGQWMEDWQPVQAKDEKGGFVRQTSAFRNWVTPDGSAGPSGNGGFKAEHGRYHLYVALICPWASRALIGRRLKGLEEVISVSVVEPELSAQGWRFGAEGDPVQGATYLHELYTRADPAVSGRATVPVLWDKLQDTIVNNESADILRMMNTGFGDLAKRDTDLYPEDLQQDIDGLNARLYSTLNNGVYRAGFATTQEAYEEAFDQVFTMLDELEARFRDGRAYLFGTRFTEADVRLFVTLVRFDAAYHGLFKCNLRRIADYPALSAYLERILVIPGVRETVNLDHIKRGYYSIKALNPGGVVPRGPKLAWAA from the coding sequence ATGCTCGTGAATGGACAATGGATGGAAGACTGGCAGCCGGTGCAGGCCAAGGACGAGAAAGGCGGTTTCGTGCGCCAGACCTCGGCTTTCCGGAACTGGGTCACACCCGACGGCAGTGCCGGGCCGAGTGGAAACGGCGGCTTCAAGGCAGAGCACGGCCGCTATCACCTCTATGTGGCGTTGATCTGCCCCTGGGCGTCCCGGGCACTGATTGGTCGCAGGCTGAAGGGGCTCGAGGAGGTGATATCGGTGAGCGTGGTCGAGCCAGAACTGAGCGCGCAGGGCTGGCGGTTCGGCGCCGAAGGTGACCCCGTCCAGGGGGCCACCTACCTGCATGAACTCTACACACGCGCCGATCCGGCGGTCTCCGGCCGTGCCACGGTTCCGGTGCTGTGGGACAAGCTGCAGGACACCATCGTGAACAATGAATCCGCCGACATCCTGCGCATGATGAACACAGGGTTCGGTGATCTGGCCAAGCGGGACACGGACCTCTATCCCGAAGACTTGCAGCAGGACATCGACGGCCTGAATGCGCGCCTTTACAGCACCCTCAACAACGGTGTCTATCGCGCCGGCTTCGCGACCACGCAGGAGGCCTATGAAGAGGCTTTCGACCAGGTCTTCACCATGCTGGACGAACTGGAGGCCCGCTTCCGCGATGGCCGGGCCTATCTGTTCGGCACGCGCTTTACCGAGGCGGATGTGCGTCTCTTCGTGACGCTGGTTCGCTTCGATGCGGCCTATCACGGGCTGTTCAAGTGCAACCTGCGGCGTATTGCCGATTACCCTGCGCTGAGCGCCTATCTGGAACGGATTCTTGTCATTCCGGGTGTCCGCGAAACGGTCAACCTGGACCATATCAAGCGCGGCTACTACTCCATCAAGGCACTCAACCCCGGTGGTGTCGTGCCCAGGGGGCCGAAGCTGGCGTGGGCAGCCTGA
- a CDS encoding energy-coupling factor ABC transporter ATP-binding protein: MHGTLSILPLEVSNLRYAVRGKELLRGLSFQLWDGTRTVIMGPNGAGKSLTLRLCHGLLKPTGGRIHWAGPAAGSAARRHALVFQRPVMLRRTARANLIHALSVAGVERSDRPRRADAALDHFGLGELAERPARTLSGGEQQRLAIARAWALKPQVLFLDEPTSALDPAATRSIEQMIQSIHDEGVKIIMTTHDMGQARRLAQDVLFLHHGQLLEQTAAETFFTEPQTREARAFVKGELLW; encoded by the coding sequence ATGCATGGTACACTTTCCATACTGCCCCTCGAAGTTTCGAACCTGCGCTACGCCGTGCGCGGCAAGGAGCTTCTGCGCGGTCTGTCCTTCCAGCTGTGGGATGGTACACGGACCGTGATCATGGGCCCGAACGGGGCCGGCAAGTCGCTGACGCTGCGGCTCTGTCATGGCCTCCTCAAGCCCACGGGCGGCCGCATCCACTGGGCAGGACCGGCAGCAGGCAGCGCCGCCAGACGCCACGCCCTGGTCTTCCAGCGTCCGGTCATGCTGCGCCGCACGGCGCGCGCCAACCTGATCCATGCCCTTTCGGTGGCCGGTGTCGAGCGCAGCGACCGTCCCCGCCGCGCCGACGCGGCGCTGGATCACTTCGGCCTGGGCGAGCTGGCCGAACGGCCGGCGCGCACGCTTTCAGGCGGCGAGCAGCAGCGCCTGGCCATTGCGCGCGCCTGGGCCCTCAAGCCACAGGTGCTGTTCCTGGACGAACCCACTTCGGCCCTGGACCCGGCAGCCACGCGTTCCATCGAACAGATGATCCAGTCCATCCATGACGAAGGCGTGAAGATCATCATGACCACGCACGACATGGGCCAGGCCCGGCGGCTGGCTCAGGACGTCCTCTTTCTGCATCACGGCCAGCTGCTTGAACAGACAGCGGCAGAGACGTTCTTCACCGAACCGCAAACCAGGGAAGCGCGCGCCTTCGTCAAGGGCGAGTTGCTCTGGTGA
- a CDS encoding putative sulfate/molybdate transporter: MRRGQRIAGEISGAFGDLGMFLPHVLGAITVAGLAPLGVLFGFGLFLVASGLFYAIPMAVQPMKAVSAILLTGQLDPASIAATGLLLGLVFLILGLTGWIDRLARLIPQSVTAGLQLGLGLSLALLGLDLVMDTPWLGLLVLALLLGLWGLRLLAAMPLVLLGAVGLGVLAGATELPGTVTLGASLPSVILPGWDDLLLALELTVLPQLALTLTNAVIVAAALARHLYPQAAGRATERNLSLTTGLANLLLAPLGALPMCHGAGGLQAQYRFGARTGTAPVLFGSLLLLCAVFFSQDAAALLGAIPLAAVGALLVIAGGDLAFSRRLLDARPNCWPAMTTAAALTLLVNPALGLLAGCAVEGVRSLVRNRTAERRRDG; the protein is encoded by the coding sequence ATGAGACGAGGCCAGCGCATCGCAGGCGAGATCAGCGGCGCCTTCGGGGACCTGGGCATGTTCCTGCCCCATGTCCTGGGGGCCATCACCGTGGCCGGCCTGGCGCCGCTGGGCGTGCTCTTCGGCTTCGGCCTCTTCCTGGTGGCCAGCGGCCTGTTTTACGCCATTCCCATGGCGGTGCAGCCCATGAAGGCGGTCTCCGCCATCTTGCTGACCGGACAGCTGGATCCGGCTTCCATCGCCGCCACTGGCCTGCTGCTGGGCCTGGTCTTCCTGATCCTGGGGCTGACCGGTTGGATCGACCGCCTGGCCCGCCTGATCCCGCAGTCGGTTACGGCGGGGCTGCAGCTGGGCCTGGGGCTCTCACTGGCGCTCCTGGGCCTCGACCTGGTCATGGACACTCCCTGGCTTGGCCTGCTTGTCCTGGCCCTGCTGCTCGGACTCTGGGGGCTCAGGCTCCTGGCCGCCATGCCGTTGGTCCTGCTGGGTGCGGTCGGACTGGGCGTCCTGGCCGGCGCCACGGAGCTGCCGGGGACGGTTACCCTGGGGGCCAGCCTGCCGTCCGTCATCCTGCCCGGCTGGGACGACCTGTTGCTGGCGCTGGAGCTCACCGTCCTGCCCCAGCTGGCGCTCACCCTCACCAATGCCGTGATCGTCGCCGCGGCCCTGGCGCGCCATCTCTACCCCCAGGCCGCCGGACGCGCCACGGAACGCAACCTGTCGCTGACCACCGGACTGGCCAACCTGCTGCTCGCGCCCCTGGGCGCCCTGCCCATGTGCCACGGGGCCGGCGGGCTGCAGGCCCAGTATCGCTTCGGCGCCCGCACGGGCACGGCACCCGTCCTCTTCGGCAGCCTGTTGCTGCTCTGCGCCGTCTTTTTCTCTCAGGATGCGGCGGCCCTCCTGGGCGCCATTCCCCTGGCCGCCGTGGGCGCTCTTCTGGTGATTGCCGGGGGCGACCTGGCCTTTTCACGCCGCCTGCTGGATGCCCGCCCCAACTGCTGGCCGGCCATGACCACGGCGGCGGCGCTCACCCTGCTGGTCAATCCGGCGCTGGGCCTGCTGGCCGGCTGCGCCGTCGAGGGCGTGCGCAGCCTGGTCCGGAACAGGACCGCAGAACGCAGACGCGATGGATGA
- a CDS encoding DoxX family protein yields the protein MTYQTSSPDRAQRAGNATNSEFAALILRVTMGVLFLAHAWLKLVIFTPAGTVGFFESLGFPGFLAYLVIAAELLGGIALILGVWTRWVSLALVPVLLGSIYAPHGAAGFFFSNEGGGWEFPAFWAIALIVQALLGNGAYALRRPRS from the coding sequence ATGACCTACCAAACCTCTTCCCCCGACCGGGCGCAGCGTGCCGGAAATGCCACGAACAGCGAGTTCGCAGCGCTGATCCTGCGCGTGACAATGGGTGTGCTCTTCCTGGCACACGCCTGGCTCAAGCTTGTCATCTTCACACCGGCCGGCACGGTCGGCTTCTTCGAAAGTCTCGGCTTCCCCGGATTTCTAGCCTATCTCGTGATTGCAGCCGAGTTGCTGGGCGGCATTGCCCTGATTCTGGGTGTCTGGACCCGCTGGGTTTCGCTGGCGCTGGTTCCGGTGCTGCTGGGTTCGATCTATGCCCCGCACGGCGCAGCCGGTTTCTTCTTCTCGAACGAAGGTGGCGGTTGGGAATTCCCTGCGTTCTGGGCCATTGCCCTGATCGTGCAGGCCCTGCTCGGTAATGGGGCCTATGCCCTGCGCCGTCCGCGCAGCTGA
- a CDS encoding ABC transporter permease: protein MDSDSAFLTALHLIFSGDPALAQIVGLSLRVTLSAVLASCVIGLPLGAALSLARFPGRGAVIVVFNALMGLPPVVAGLVVYLLLSNTGPLGFLSLLFTPTAMILAQTLLITPIIISLTRSVIDDLWSEYEEQLRSLGSSALRAIPTLLWDGRFSLITVVLAGLGRAMAEVGAVLIVGGNIAGFTRTMTTAIALETAKGDLALALGLGIILLLLTLALNAGAFISGRIAQRQAA from the coding sequence ATGGACAGCGACAGCGCCTTCCTGACCGCACTCCACCTCATCTTCAGTGGCGATCCGGCCCTGGCACAGATCGTCGGGCTGTCGCTGCGCGTGACCCTGAGCGCGGTGCTGGCCTCCTGCGTGATCGGCCTGCCCCTGGGCGCAGCCCTGTCCCTGGCGCGTTTTCCCGGACGCGGCGCAGTGATCGTGGTCTTCAATGCGCTCATGGGCCTCCCCCCCGTGGTGGCCGGACTGGTGGTCTACCTGCTACTGTCCAATACCGGCCCGCTGGGCTTCCTGTCGCTGCTCTTCACGCCGACAGCCATGATCCTTGCCCAGACCCTGCTGATCACGCCGATCATCATCTCGCTGACCCGCTCTGTGATCGACGACCTCTGGTCCGAATACGAGGAACAGCTGCGTTCGCTGGGCTCCTCGGCCCTGCGCGCCATCCCGACGCTGCTCTGGGACGGACGCTTCAGCCTGATCACCGTGGTCCTGGCCGGGCTCGGCCGCGCCATGGCCGAGGTGGGGGCCGTCCTGATCGTGGGCGGCAACATCGCCGGCTTCACCCGAACCATGACCACAGCAATTGCGCTCGAGACCGCCAAGGGCGACCTGGCCCTGGCCCTGGGGCTGGGCATCATCCTGCTGCTGCTCACCCTGGCCCTCAACGCCGGCGCCTTCATCTCGGGCCGCATCGCCCAGCGGCAGGCGGCCTGA
- a CDS encoding helix-turn-helix transcriptional regulator, which translates to MDLMTTAEVADYLRLKERTVYEMASRQQIPCTRATGKLLFSRKLIERWVEGRTDLPLGYDAAAAPIYAGSSDPLLEWALRESGCGLALLTSGSRDGLERLARGEALLAGLHLKDPNGEGYNVETIRREIPFPDVVAIRFAERAQGLLVAPGNPLGIGELDDLARRRPRLLLRPEGTGSRSLFDALTEAQGLNAGELNLLSGEAQTEGDLATLIAEGEADCGLGIAAAARRHGLDFVPLGVQESFDLVMRRRDYFEPPIQRLLALLASAAFRRRAESHGGYDLTRQGQVTYNG; encoded by the coding sequence ATGGACTTGATGACCACGGCCGAAGTTGCCGACTACCTGCGCCTGAAGGAACGCACGGTCTATGAAATGGCCTCGCGCCAGCAGATTCCCTGCACGCGGGCCACGGGCAAGCTGCTGTTTTCGCGCAAGCTGATCGAACGCTGGGTGGAAGGGCGCACCGACCTGCCCCTGGGCTATGATGCGGCGGCGGCGCCCATCTATGCCGGTTCCAGCGATCCGCTTCTGGAATGGGCGCTCCGGGAATCGGGCTGCGGCCTGGCCCTGCTGACCAGTGGCAGCCGGGATGGCCTGGAGCGTCTGGCCCGCGGCGAGGCCCTGTTGGCGGGACTGCATCTGAAGGACCCCAATGGCGAAGGCTATAATGTCGAGACCATACGCCGGGAGATTCCCTTTCCCGATGTGGTGGCCATCCGCTTTGCCGAACGGGCCCAGGGCCTGCTGGTGGCACCTGGCAATCCGCTCGGCATTGGCGAACTTGACGATCTGGCACGGCGGCGGCCGCGCCTGCTGCTGCGGCCCGAGGGCACGGGCAGCCGCAGTCTGTTCGATGCCCTGACCGAGGCGCAGGGGCTGAATGCAGGAGAGCTGAACCTGCTGTCTGGCGAGGCGCAGACCGAAGGCGACCTGGCCACGCTGATTGCTGAGGGCGAGGCGGATTGCGGCCTGGGCATCGCTGCCGCGGCGCGCCGTCACGGCCTGGATTTCGTGCCCCTGGGTGTGCAGGAGTCCTTCGATCTGGTCATGCGCCGGCGGGACTACTTCGAGCCGCCGATCCAAAGGCTGCTGGCCCTGCTGGCCAGCGCGGCCTTTCGACGCCGGGCCGAGAGTCACGGCGGCTATGACCTGACGCGGCAGGGACAGGTGACCTATAACGGCTGA
- a CDS encoding PAS-domain containing protein has product MSAGVLLSAALAAGLPACAAIWLGWALHSTRRRQRTLEARKQALEQEQAALQAITEEWRWETDADHRFTWFSDNYVNLTCNPGANYIGKTRWELMNLEVEPGYWEQHRRDLEAHRPFRNLIYMCRGPDGALRVFRTSGQPRFDADGTFLGYRGVASDITGVTNTGERADVAQRRLQEAVDSMPQGLALFDASERLIVANKVYRDSFTTLDKGAGLKHGITFEEVARAAMSQRLDRPWNTSDEAAIQHRLAIYRHPPYRIEQGYNLDRTIEITGNRTAEGGQVILWTDITEMKRRESALTLLVTGPARGRDFLETACEALSVLLDYRFAGIAQLDVKQNCAHVLSCWQDGQAGETFSYDLEGTPCAEVYRDSSHCYFARQASERFPKDEMLVRFGGQAFVGEALFRQNAEKIGHIFAVHDQPDREEERHRDIVNLIARWVATELERREAEEERMQQIFFDHMTEGIKVIDRELNILAYNKRFLEVANISPEMMARGDYREIIRQSARRGDYGEGDTEELVQQRIDRLFLPRPCVTEEQRPNGRSLEIRTNPLPDGGVVATYIDVTDRKQAEERLRESEHRYRLISDLASDLVFSYGLDARGRLSLEWHAGSLLSHLDLPGMPETTDDWESLVVHEDRSLLRQCLLQLARGEDCSEEVRLRATEEKPVWVRILARAERDFESGRLKRILGAVQDVSERRNAEAEMLQAMQATEIANRTKSEFLATMSHELRTPLNAIIGFAEIMEHQMLGPLGDERYRAYSHDIRESGTHLLQIINDILEVSKAEAGRLELYRESFGLQQLIESSTRLVQHRAENNGVSLDYTMAAPDLKLYADQRRLKQVLLNLLSNAIKFTPAEGQVHLEVKQVQDSGVTITIQDSGIGIGSEDIQRVFEPFTQLDTGLGRRHEGTGLGLPLSRTLVELHGGELTLESTPGKGTQVTIHLPPACLAEI; this is encoded by the coding sequence ATGTCAGCTGGAGTGCTCCTCTCAGCGGCACTGGCCGCGGGGCTTCCGGCCTGTGCCGCCATCTGGCTGGGCTGGGCTCTGCACAGCACGCGCCGGCGGCAGCGGACGCTGGAAGCCAGGAAGCAGGCGCTGGAGCAGGAGCAGGCAGCCCTGCAGGCGATCACGGAGGAATGGCGGTGGGAAACCGATGCCGACCACCGCTTCACCTGGTTCTCGGACAACTATGTGAACCTGACCTGCAATCCAGGCGCCAACTATATCGGCAAGACCCGCTGGGAGCTCATGAACCTGGAGGTGGAGCCGGGATACTGGGAGCAGCATCGCCGCGATCTTGAGGCGCACCGACCTTTCCGCAACCTGATCTACATGTGCCGGGGACCTGACGGCGCGCTGCGGGTTTTCCGCACATCGGGGCAACCCCGTTTCGATGCGGACGGCACTTTCCTGGGCTATCGCGGCGTGGCCAGCGACATCACCGGGGTCACCAACACCGGCGAGCGGGCCGACGTGGCCCAGCGGCGCCTGCAGGAAGCGGTGGACTCCATGCCCCAGGGCCTGGCGTTGTTCGATGCCAGCGAGCGTCTGATCGTGGCCAACAAGGTCTATCGCGACAGCTTCACGACCCTGGACAAGGGCGCAGGCCTTAAGCACGGTATCACGTTCGAGGAGGTGGCCCGGGCCGCTATGTCGCAGCGGTTGGATCGCCCGTGGAATACCAGCGACGAGGCTGCGATTCAGCATCGCCTAGCAATTTATCGCCATCCGCCCTATCGCATCGAGCAGGGCTACAACCTGGACCGCACGATCGAGATTACCGGCAATCGCACCGCCGAGGGCGGGCAGGTCATTCTCTGGACAGACATCACCGAGATGAAGCGGCGCGAGAGCGCCCTGACGCTTCTGGTGACCGGCCCGGCCCGGGGGCGCGATTTCCTGGAAACGGCCTGCGAGGCCCTGTCGGTCCTGCTGGACTATCGCTTCGCAGGCATTGCCCAATTGGATGTGAAGCAGAATTGCGCACATGTGCTTTCCTGCTGGCAGGACGGCCAGGCGGGAGAGACCTTCAGCTATGACCTGGAGGGAACGCCCTGTGCAGAGGTCTACCGGGACTCAAGCCACTGTTATTTCGCCAGGCAGGCGAGCGAACGTTTTCCAAAAGACGAGATGCTGGTGCGCTTCGGCGGTCAGGCCTTCGTGGGCGAGGCGCTTTTCCGTCAGAATGCCGAGAAGATCGGACATATCTTTGCGGTTCACGACCAGCCGGACAGAGAGGAGGAGCGCCACCGCGATATCGTCAACCTGATCGCCCGCTGGGTGGCCACCGAGCTGGAACGCCGAGAGGCCGAGGAGGAGCGCATGCAGCAGATCTTCTTCGATCACATGACCGAGGGCATCAAGGTCATCGACAGGGAACTGAACATTCTGGCCTACAACAAGCGGTTCCTGGAGGTCGCCAATATATCGCCGGAGATGATGGCCCGCGGCGATTACCGCGAAATCATTCGCCAGAGTGCCCGGCGCGGGGATTACGGCGAAGGCGATACAGAGGAGCTGGTGCAGCAGCGGATCGACCGCCTGTTCCTGCCGCGGCCCTGTGTCACCGAGGAGCAGCGGCCCAATGGGCGCAGCCTGGAGATACGGACCAATCCCTTGCCCGACGGGGGCGTGGTGGCGACCTATATCGACGTCACGGACCGCAAGCAAGCCGAGGAGCGCCTGCGCGAGAGCGAACATCGCTATCGCCTGATCTCGGATCTGGCTTCGGATCTGGTCTTCTCATACGGACTGGATGCACGTGGGCGCCTGAGCCTGGAGTGGCATGCCGGAAGTCTGTTGTCGCATCTTGACCTGCCCGGCATGCCTGAGACGACAGATGACTGGGAAAGCCTGGTGGTCCACGAGGATCGGTCCCTGCTGCGCCAATGCCTGCTGCAACTGGCCCGTGGCGAGGACTGTTCGGAGGAGGTGCGCCTGCGGGCCACGGAAGAAAAGCCGGTCTGGGTCCGCATCCTGGCGCGCGCCGAGCGCGATTTCGAAAGCGGGCGGTTGAAGCGCATCCTGGGGGCCGTCCAGGACGTGAGCGAACGCCGCAACGCCGAAGCGGAGATGCTGCAGGCCATGCAGGCGACCGAGATTGCCAACCGCACCAAGAGTGAATTCCTGGCCACCATGAGCCACGAGTTGCGTACGCCGCTGAACGCCATCATCGGTTTTGCCGAGATCATGGAACATCAGATGCTGGGCCCCCTTGGCGACGAACGCTATCGCGCCTACAGCCACGACATCCGCGAGAGCGGCACGCACCTGCTGCAGATCATCAACGACATCCTGGAGGTTTCCAAGGCCGAGGCCGGGCGCCTGGAGCTCTATCGAGAGTCCTTCGGCCTGCAACAGCTCATCGAATCCTCGACCCGCCTGGTTCAGCACCGGGCGGAGAACAACGGGGTCAGTCTGGACTACACCATGGCGGCGCCGGACTTGAAGCTTTACGCCGACCAGCGGCGCCTGAAACAGGTGCTGCTGAACCTGCTGTCCAATGCCATCAAGTTCACGCCGGCCGAGGGCCAGGTTCACCTTGAGGTCAAGCAGGTTCAGGACAGCGGCGTGACGATAACCATCCAGGACAGTGGCATCGGCATCGGCAGCGAGGATATCCAGCGCGTCTTCGAGCCCTTTACGCAGCTCGACACTGGATTGGGGCGCCGTCACGAGGGCACGGGGCTGGGCCTGCCGCTCAGCCGCACCCTGGTGGAATTGCACGGCGGAGAACTGACGCTGGAGTCGACGCCGGGCAAGGGCACCCAGGTGACGATCCATCTGCCCCCCGCGTGCCTGGCTGAAATCTAG
- a CDS encoding substrate-binding domain-containing protein translates to MNAFKTLFSAAALSVAALTALPAAAQDDSVITVASTTSTENSGLFDHILPMFEEETGIEVRVIAQGTGQALETGRRGDADVVFVHAKPAEEEFVVNGYGVARVEVMYNDFIIVGPSDDPAGIAGGEDAVEAFTAIAEGEQAFASRGDDSGTNKKELAIWEEAGIEPSGSWYRELGQGMGPTLNTAAQMPAYALADRGTWISFENRGDLEILVEGDDRLFNQYGVILVNPEKHENVNAEDGQAFIDWLVSEEGQQAIGDYELGGQQLFTPNAQ, encoded by the coding sequence ATGAACGCTTTCAAGACCCTCTTTTCCGCCGCGGCCCTGTCGGTTGCCGCCCTGACAGCCCTGCCGGCAGCGGCCCAGGACGACTCTGTCATCACCGTGGCCTCCACCACCTCGACCGAGAACTCCGGCCTGTTCGACCACATCCTGCCCATGTTCGAGGAGGAAACGGGCATAGAAGTACGCGTGATCGCCCAGGGCACCGGTCAGGCGCTGGAGACCGGCCGCCGCGGCGATGCCGACGTGGTCTTCGTGCACGCCAAGCCGGCCGAGGAGGAGTTCGTGGTCAACGGTTATGGCGTCGCGCGCGTCGAGGTCATGTACAACGACTTCATCATTGTCGGCCCCTCCGATGACCCGGCCGGCATCGCCGGCGGCGAGGATGCCGTCGAGGCCTTCACCGCCATTGCGGAAGGCGAGCAGGCCTTCGCCTCGCGCGGCGACGATTCCGGCACCAACAAGAAGGAGCTCGCCATCTGGGAGGAAGCGGGCATCGAACCGTCGGGCTCCTGGTATCGCGAACTGGGCCAGGGCATGGGGCCCACGCTGAACACCGCCGCCCAGATGCCGGCCTATGCGCTGGCCGACCGCGGCACCTGGATCAGCTTCGAAAACCGCGGCGATCTGGAGATCCTCGTCGAGGGGGATGACCGCCTGTTCAACCAGTACGGCGTGATCCTGGTGAATCCCGAGAAACACGAGAACGTGAATGCCGAGGACGGCCAGGCCTTCATCGACTGGCTTGTCTCCGAGGAGGGACAGCAGGCCATCGGCGACTACGAGCTGGGCGGCCAGCAGCTCTTCACACCGAACGCGCAGTAA
- a CDS encoding adenine phosphoribosyltransferase, with amino-acid sequence MDLKDHIRSVPDFPKPGILFYDISTLLMHAEAWQETVHRLSEAVAPYKPDMLVGIESRGFLTAAPLAHQMGIGFFMVRKKGKLPGETLEYDYGLEYGSDTIEIQADAVKPGQRVVVMDDLLATGGTLDASVQLLRKAGADVAAAACIIELSFLQGRGKVDVPVHALVAYES; translated from the coding sequence ATGGACCTGAAAGATCACATCCGCTCGGTTCCCGATTTTCCCAAGCCGGGTATCCTGTTTTATGACATCTCGACCCTCCTGATGCATGCCGAGGCGTGGCAGGAAACGGTGCACCGGCTGTCCGAGGCGGTCGCCCCCTACAAGCCCGATATGCTGGTGGGCATCGAATCCCGCGGCTTCCTGACCGCGGCCCCCCTGGCGCATCAGATGGGGATCGGCTTTTTCATGGTCCGCAAGAAAGGCAAGCTGCCCGGTGAAACGCTGGAGTACGACTATGGTCTGGAGTACGGCAGCGACACCATCGAGATTCAGGCCGATGCCGTGAAGCCCGGCCAGCGTGTGGTGGTGATGGATGACCTGCTGGCCACGGGCGGGACCCTGGATGCCTCGGTGCAGCTGCTGCGCAAGGCCGGTGCGGATGTGGCCGCCGCGGCCTGCATCATCGAGCTGTCCTTCCTGCAGGGACGCGGCAAGGTGGATGTGCCGGTGCACGCCCTGGTGGCCTACGAGTCCTGA
- a CDS encoding TOBE domain-containing protein, with protein MKLSARNILDGRVLAINKGQTTAHVRIEVAPDVVLTASITNEAVDDLGLREGESASAVIKASDVMIGKAN; from the coding sequence ATGAAACTGAGTGCCCGCAATATCCTCGATGGCCGCGTCCTTGCGATCAACAAGGGCCAGACCACGGCCCATGTCCGCATCGAGGTGGCTCCCGACGTGGTGCTGACGGCCTCGATCACCAACGAGGCCGTGGATGACCTGGGCCTGCGCGAGGGCGAAAGCGCAAGTGCCGTCATCAAGGCCAGCGACGTGATGATCGGCAAGGCCAACTGA